The genomic DNA TGCATACAGGGAATTACGAGAATTGGAATTGGAAGTACTGATCGCCCTTCAGGGGGGAAAAGCGCATCAACTCCAGTTAGACATTAAAAACCTGATCAAAGTTAACGTAGATCAATTCTACGGGATTGAACTAGAAGATTTTCCAGCACAGATAGCACAAGTTGCGCTTTGGCTCATGGATCATCAGATGAACCAAAAAGTATCGATTAAGTTCGGGCTAAACTTTGCAAGAATTCCACTTCGCTCAAAGGCGACTATAATTTGCGGCAACGCCTTACATGTTGATTGGTCAGACCTGATACCTATAAAAAAACTCAACTTCATACTGGGAAACCCGCCATTCATTGGTTCTAAATATATGGATAAAGGCCAAAAAGAAGACGTATCTCCATATTTCTCACACATAAAGAATGGGGGAATCTTGGATTATGTATCCGCTTGGTATATCCGTGCCGCGAGCTACATAAAAGACACCAATATTATGTGTGCATTTGTTTCTACCAACTCAATCTGCCAAGGCGAGCAGGTAGGTGTATTGTGGAAATGGATGTTAAAAAATGGGATGAAAATATTTTTTGCACACAGAACGTTTCAATGGACAAATGAGGCGTCCGGAAAGGCTGCCGTTCATTGCGTTATCGTTGGATTTTCAGAAAAAGAAGTAACTAACAAGCTACTGTTTGAGTATGATGACATTAAAGGTGACCCTCACAGTAAAAAAGCTAAGAATATAAACCCTTATCTTGTTGATGCATCTGATGTTTTCCTTGATAACAGGAAGAAACCTATTTGCCATGTTCCACGGATCGGGATTGGAAATAAACCTATTGATGGAGGCCACTATCTCTTCACACCTGAAGAAAGAGATTCCTTCATAAAAATTGAACCCAAATCGGAACAACTCTTCAAAAGATGGCTTGGTGCCAAAGAATTTCTAAACGGATACGAACGTTGGTGCTTATGGCTTGGCGACTGCCCGCCAAACGAGTTAAGAAAATTACCTGAATGCTTAAAAAGAGTTAATTCTGTAAAAAATTTTAGGCTTGCCAGCAAAAGTTCTCCGACTCAAAAAATTGCGGAAACTCCAACCCATTTTCATGTGGAAAACATGCCTAAAAGCAACTATCTAGTTGTCCCTAAAGTCTCTTCAGAACGTAGAAGATACATACCAATAGGCTTTGAGACTCCGTCCACTTTGGTCAGTGACTTAGTGTTCATAATTGGGGACGCCACTCTTTACCACTTCGGAATTCTTTCCTCGATGATGCATAATGACTGGATGCGCTCTGTCGCAGGGAGACTAAAAAGCGACTACAGATATTCAGCAGGCATTGTTTATAACAACTATCCGTGGCCCAAAAAACCGACAAAAAAACAGATAGATAATATTAAAAAAACGGCACAAAGCGTTCTTGATACAAGAGCAAAACACTCAAGCTCTTCATTAGCAGATTTGTATGATCCGTTAGCAATGCCTTCAGTACTGATAAAAGCACACCGCAAGCTAGATTCAGCTGTAGATGCAGCATATGGACGGAAATTTAATAATGATGCGCAACGAATTTCATACTTATTTGACTTACTTAACAAATATTTAAACACTGGCAATTAAGAATTGCCAAACATTACCCGTTAAGACCATCAAGATTAATCACATTGTCCTCTCCAAACCAAATCTTAGCCTGATTGACAACAGCTTCAGAGGGAGAATGAAAATAAACAGCTAAATCCTCTTTAGCACGAGTGCAGCAAACGTAAAAGATCTTCTGTGTGCGTTCTAAAACGCTTTGAGTCTGCCCTGCGGAATTATCAAAAAGTTGCACAAAATTGTATTTATTCCATCGCCCATTATCCAAAACAACAAGGACATTATCAAACTCAGTCCCCTTTGTTTTGTGTTGCGTTGAATATGGAGTGTAGCCTTCGAGATATTCATATAGCTTTTGAAACTCAGAAAACTTGACATCCTTAACCCGGTTATACAAATATGATTTACTGGAAATAAATTTTGCTAATCGATCATCTTTTCTACAAATTCCATTTAAGTCAGCCTCATCAATAACATCCTCAATAGATTTATCACCCACTTCGATGAGACTCTTCATATTTTTTTTCAAAACTTTTTTAGCTGCGACAGAATTAATTTTCCCCCTATAGTCCGTCATATGTATAAACTCGTTATACTGTGCACTTTCATACAAATAAATATTATGCTGGATTCTAAACAAATGCCTAACCAAATCATCGCGTTTCGCCCCTTTCTTTGATTCTTCTGTCGCATCCTGTTTTTTATCATC from Maridesulfovibrio frigidus DSM 17176 includes the following:
- a CDS encoding DNA methyltransferase, whose protein sequence is MLISRNEIRTRALAFSKEWAEESSENAEAKSFWDAFFNIFGIKRRTLATFEEPVKKLGQKQGFIDLFWKGKLLVEHKSRGRNLDKAFTQALDYFPGIKTEEHPQYVLVSDFAKFRLYDLENDEQFDFKISELHNKIELFNFISGYTTHKVREEDPVNIKAATLMGDLHDQLKEAGYDGHPLEVLLVRLLFCLFAEDTSIFEPVQFQDYIEQRTAEDGSDLGAHLSLLFQVLNTPTSKRQKTLDEQLDAFEYINGKLFEEVLPISSFDSSMRESLLECCNLNWSLISPAVFGSLFQSIMDKAERRNLGAHYTSEQNILKVIGPLFLNGLRSEFKKAGKNKKKLTAFQNKLRTLTFLDPACGCGNFLIIAYRELRELELEVLIALQGGKAHQLQLDIKNLIKVNVDQFYGIELEDFPAQIAQVALWLMDHQMNQKVSIKFGLNFARIPLRSKATIICGNALHVDWSDLIPIKKLNFILGNPPFIGSKYMDKGQKEDVSPYFSHIKNGGILDYVSAWYIRAASYIKDTNIMCAFVSTNSICQGEQVGVLWKWMLKNGMKIFFAHRTFQWTNEASGKAAVHCVIVGFSEKEVTNKLLFEYDDIKGDPHSKKAKNINPYLVDASDVFLDNRKKPICHVPRIGIGNKPIDGGHYLFTPEERDSFIKIEPKSEQLFKRWLGAKEFLNGYERWCLWLGDCPPNELRKLPECLKRVNSVKNFRLASKSSPTQKIAETPTHFHVENMPKSNYLVVPKVSSERRRYIPIGFETPSTLVSDLVFIIGDATLYHFGILSSMMHNDWMRSVAGRLKSDYRYSAGIVYNNYPWPKKPTKKQIDNIKKTAQSVLDTRAKHSSSSLADLYDPLAMPSVLIKAHRKLDSAVDAAYGRKFNNDAQRISYLFDLLNKYLNTGN